Proteins from one Streptomyces genisteinicus genomic window:
- the eno gene encoding phosphopyruvate hydratase, translated as MLVPSIDVVVAREILDSRGNPTVEVEVGLDDGSTGRAAVPSGASTGAFEALELRDGDQNRYQGKGVEKAVLAVIEQIGPELVGYDATEQRLIDQAMFDLDATPDKSSLGANAILGVSLAVAHAASEASDLPLFRYLGGPNAHLLPVPMMNILNGGSHADSNVDIQEFMIAPIGAESFSEALRWGTEVYHTLKKVLKTKGLSTGLGDEGGFAPNLDSNRAALDLILEAIKEAGYAPGKDIALALDVAASEFYKDGVYQFEGKSRSAAEMTEYYEELVASYPLVSIEDPLFEDDWAGWKVLTDKLGTKVQIVGDDLFVTNPERLARGIEDGAANALLVKVNQIGSLTETLDAVELAQRNGFKCMMSHRSGETEDVTIADLAVATNCGQIKTGAPARSERVAKYNQLLRIEEILDDAAVYAGRSAFPRFRFADQ; from the coding sequence ATGCTCGTGCCGTCCATCGACGTCGTCGTAGCCCGGGAAATCCTCGACTCCCGAGGCAACCCCACGGTCGAGGTCGAGGTTGGCCTCGACGACGGCAGCACGGGTCGTGCTGCCGTTCCGTCCGGCGCCTCCACCGGTGCGTTCGAGGCACTCGAGCTCCGCGACGGTGACCAGAACCGCTACCAGGGCAAGGGTGTCGAGAAGGCCGTCCTCGCCGTCATCGAGCAGATCGGCCCGGAGCTCGTCGGCTACGACGCCACCGAGCAGCGCCTGATCGACCAGGCGATGTTCGACCTGGACGCCACCCCGGACAAGTCCTCGCTCGGCGCCAACGCCATCCTCGGCGTCTCCCTCGCCGTCGCGCACGCCGCCTCCGAGGCGTCCGACCTCCCGCTCTTCCGCTACCTGGGCGGCCCGAACGCGCACCTGCTGCCCGTTCCGATGATGAACATCCTGAACGGCGGCTCGCACGCCGACTCCAACGTGGACATTCAGGAGTTCATGATCGCCCCCATCGGCGCGGAGTCCTTCTCCGAGGCCCTGCGCTGGGGCACCGAGGTCTACCACACCCTCAAGAAGGTGCTGAAGACCAAGGGCCTGTCCACCGGTCTCGGCGACGAGGGCGGCTTCGCGCCGAACCTCGACTCCAACCGCGCCGCCCTCGACCTCATCCTCGAGGCCATCAAGGAGGCCGGCTACGCCCCGGGCAAGGACATCGCCCTGGCGCTCGACGTGGCCGCGTCCGAGTTCTACAAGGACGGCGTCTACCAGTTCGAGGGCAAGTCCCGCTCGGCCGCCGAGATGACCGAGTACTACGAGGAGCTCGTCGCCTCGTACCCGCTGGTCTCCATCGAGGACCCGCTGTTCGAGGACGACTGGGCCGGCTGGAAGGTCCTCACCGACAAGCTCGGCACCAAGGTGCAGATCGTCGGCGACGACCTCTTCGTCACCAACCCGGAGCGCCTGGCCCGCGGCATCGAGGACGGCGCCGCCAACGCCCTGCTGGTCAAGGTCAACCAGATCGGTTCGCTGACCGAGACCCTGGACGCCGTCGAGCTGGCCCAGCGCAACGGCTTCAAGTGCATGATGTCCCACCGCTCCGGCGAGACCGAGGACGTCACCATCGCCGACCTGGCCGTCGCCACCAACTGCGGTCAGATCAAGACCGGCGCCCCGGCCCGCTCCGAGCGCGTCGCCAAGTACAACCAGCTGCTGCGCATCGAGGAGATCCTCGACGACGCCGCGGTGTACGCGGGCCGCTCCGCGTTCCCCCGGTTCCGCTTTGCGGACCAGTAA
- a CDS encoding NAD(P)/FAD-dependent oxidoreductase produces the protein MSTTERPRILVVGGGYVGLYAARRILKKMRYGEATVTVVDPRSYMTYQPFLPEAAAGSISPRHVVVPLRRVLPKAEVLTGRVTTIDQDRKVATVAPLVGEAYELPFDYLVIALGAISRTFPIPGLAEQGIGMKGIEEAIGLRNHVLEQLDKADSTTDEEVRRKALTFVFVGGGFAGAETIGEVEDLARDAAKYYTSVKREDMRFVLVDAADKILPEVGPKLGKYGKEHLEGRGVEVYLSTSMDSCVDGHVVLKNGLEVDSNTIVWTAGVKPNPALARYGIPLGPRGHVDCNEKLQVNGTDYIWAAGDNAQVPDMALRKAGVENAWCPPNAQHALRQSKVLGDNVISGMRGFPQKTYEHANKGAVAGLGLHKGVAMIVVGKMKIKLKGRLAWYMHRAYHGMAMPTWNRKIRVFADWTLAMFLKREVVSLGAMETPREEFYEAAKPTPPPAAAVKPEAEKAKAS, from the coding sequence ATGAGCACCACGGAGCGTCCCAGGATCCTCGTTGTAGGCGGTGGGTACGTAGGCCTGTACGCGGCACGTCGCATCCTGAAGAAGATGCGCTACGGCGAAGCGACCGTCACGGTCGTCGACCCGCGCTCGTACATGACGTACCAGCCCTTCCTCCCCGAAGCTGCCGCCGGCAGCATCTCGCCTCGGCATGTCGTCGTCCCGCTGCGGCGCGTGCTGCCCAAGGCTGAGGTGCTCACCGGCCGGGTCACGACCATCGACCAGGACCGCAAGGTCGCCACCGTCGCGCCGCTCGTCGGCGAGGCGTACGAGCTGCCCTTCGACTACCTGGTGATCGCGCTCGGCGCCATCTCCCGCACCTTCCCGATCCCCGGCCTCGCCGAGCAGGGCATCGGCATGAAGGGCATCGAGGAGGCCATCGGGCTGCGCAACCACGTCCTCGAGCAGCTGGACAAGGCCGACTCGACCACCGACGAGGAGGTCCGCCGCAAGGCGCTCACCTTCGTCTTCGTCGGCGGCGGCTTCGCCGGCGCCGAGACCATCGGCGAGGTGGAGGACCTGGCGCGCGACGCGGCCAAGTACTACACCAGCGTCAAGCGCGAGGACATGCGCTTCGTCCTCGTCGACGCCGCGGACAAGATCCTCCCCGAGGTCGGTCCGAAGCTCGGCAAGTACGGCAAGGAGCACCTGGAGGGCCGTGGGGTCGAGGTCTACCTCTCCACCTCCATGGACTCCTGCGTCGACGGCCACGTGGTGCTGAAGAACGGCCTGGAGGTCGACTCCAACACCATCGTGTGGACCGCCGGTGTGAAGCCGAACCCGGCGCTGGCCCGCTACGGCATCCCGCTCGGCCCCCGCGGCCACGTGGACTGCAACGAGAAGCTCCAGGTCAACGGCACGGACTACATCTGGGCCGCCGGCGACAACGCCCAGGTGCCGGACATGGCCCTGCGCAAGGCCGGTGTCGAGAACGCCTGGTGCCCGCCGAACGCCCAGCACGCGCTGCGCCAGTCGAAGGTCCTCGGCGACAACGTGATCTCCGGGATGCGCGGCTTCCCGCAGAAGACCTACGAGCACGCCAACAAGGGCGCGGTCGCCGGTCTCGGCCTGCACAAGGGCGTCGCGATGATCGTCGTCGGCAAGATGAAGATCAAGCTCAAGGGCCGTCTCGCCTGGTACATGCACCGCGCGTACCACGGCATGGCGATGCCGACCTGGAACCGCAAGATCCGTGTCTTCGCGGACTGGACGCTGGCGATGTTCCTCAAGCGCGAGGTCGTCTCCCTGGGTGCCATGGAGACGCCGCGCGAGGAGTTCTACGAGGCCGCCAAGCCGACCCCGCCGCCGGCCGCCGCGGTGAAGCCGGAGGCCGAGAAGGCCAAGGCGTCGTAA
- a CDS encoding VOC family protein: MITTDFVPGQPCWIDLGSPDVDAAARFYAGVFGWQARPMGGDGGEGGGDYQMFQLDGKAVGAVGKLTEPGARSAWMVYYDTRDIDATVKAAEEAGGTVRMPPSQVSEEGRLAQLTDPQGAQFAVWQSGSYGGIGVADGPGSLGWVELMTTDSAAAQRFYGAVFGWTGQDTELPGGGGTYTMVTPKGQPPERMFGGVMAMPEMFASGEVKPYWHPVFGTSDCDATVARVREGGGGVSMGPEDAEGVGRLAVCTDPAGAEFVVLTPASPSPDAPGA; the protein is encoded by the coding sequence ATGATCACCACGGACTTCGTGCCCGGTCAGCCCTGCTGGATCGATCTGGGCTCCCCCGACGTCGACGCGGCGGCCCGCTTCTACGCCGGGGTCTTCGGCTGGCAGGCCCGGCCGATGGGAGGCGACGGCGGCGAGGGCGGCGGCGACTACCAGATGTTCCAGCTCGACGGGAAGGCGGTGGGCGCGGTCGGGAAGCTCACCGAGCCGGGCGCGCGGTCGGCCTGGATGGTCTACTACGACACCCGCGACATCGACGCCACCGTCAAGGCCGCCGAGGAGGCGGGCGGCACCGTGCGGATGCCGCCGTCACAGGTGTCGGAGGAGGGCCGGCTCGCCCAGCTCACCGACCCGCAGGGGGCGCAGTTCGCGGTCTGGCAGTCGGGCTCCTACGGCGGCATCGGGGTCGCGGACGGTCCGGGCAGCCTGGGCTGGGTGGAGCTGATGACGACCGACTCCGCCGCCGCGCAGCGCTTCTACGGCGCCGTCTTCGGCTGGACCGGCCAGGACACCGAGCTCCCCGGCGGCGGCGGCACGTACACGATGGTGACGCCGAAGGGGCAGCCGCCGGAGCGGATGTTCGGCGGGGTGATGGCCATGCCGGAGATGTTCGCCTCGGGCGAGGTGAAGCCGTACTGGCACCCCGTCTTCGGCACCTCGGACTGCGACGCGACGGTCGCCCGGGTCCGCGAGGGCGGCGGCGGGGTGTCCATGGGCCCGGAGGACGCGGAGGGCGTGGGGCGGCTGGCGGTCTGCACCGACCCCGCCGGGGCGGAGTTCGTCGTGCTGACCCCCGCCTCGCCGTCCCCGGACGCACCGGGCGCCTGA
- a CDS encoding transglycosylase family protein, protein MLRSGIAKHRRPSKIARVAALAGVAGAAIAAPLLGAGSASAATASEWDKVAQCESGGDWSINTGNGYYGGLQFSASTWAAYGGTAYASTADQASKAQQIAVAEKVLAGQGKGAWPSCGVGLSSAAYDGGAAEQPAEKRAEAPTTRSDRAEAPAPKKSAGAKSFKKGDGEYKVLAGDTLSSIAKAEKVEGGWEKLFELNKDVVEDADVIHPGQQLHLS, encoded by the coding sequence ATGCTGCGTTCCGGCATTGCCAAGCACCGCCGTCCGTCGAAGATCGCCCGCGTCGCCGCGCTCGCCGGCGTCGCCGGTGCCGCCATCGCCGCCCCGCTCCTGGGTGCCGGCTCCGCCTCCGCCGCGACCGCCTCCGAGTGGGACAAGGTCGCCCAGTGCGAGTCCGGCGGCGACTGGTCCATCAACACGGGCAACGGCTACTACGGCGGCCTGCAGTTCTCCGCCTCCACCTGGGCCGCCTACGGCGGCACCGCCTACGCCTCCACCGCGGACCAGGCCAGCAAGGCCCAGCAGATAGCCGTCGCCGAGAAGGTGCTCGCGGGTCAGGGCAAGGGTGCCTGGCCGAGCTGCGGCGTCGGTCTGTCGAGCGCCGCCTACGACGGCGGCGCCGCCGAGCAGCCCGCCGAGAAGCGTGCCGAGGCCCCGACCACCCGCTCCGACCGCGCCGAGGCCCCCGCGCCGAAGAAGTCCGCCGGGGCGAAGAGCTTCAAGAAGGGCGACGGCGAGTACAAGGTCCTGGCCGGCGACACCCTCAGCTCGATCGCGAAGGCCGAGAAGGTCGAGGGCGGCTGGGAGAAGCTGTTCGAGCTCAACAAGGACGTCGTCGAGGACGCCGACGTCATCCACCCGGGCCAGCAGCTGCACCTGAGCTGA
- a CDS encoding S8 family peptidase — MRRTHIGALAVALPLALTPAVAAAESPAPLVAVAQAPAAQEIAGRYIVTLKEGADPAGLLKARSLKARHVYEDVINGFAADLTSAQLNRLRADSRVASIEEDQRIVSTATQYNAPWGLDRIDQRSGRDGSYTYTRNGSGVTAYIIDTGIDTAHADFGGRARNVFDAFGGNGADCNGHGTHVAGTVGGTVYGVAKGVQLRGVRVLDCQGSGSYSGIIAGFDWVRQNAVKPAVANASLGGGYSSAMNNAATALANSGVHLAVAAGNDNQPACNYSPASAAGTITAAASDSSDRKASFSNYGGCADIYAPGVSITSARAGGGSTSMSGTSMASPHVSGVAALYKATYGDASSATVNTWLINNATANVIGGNVSGTPNRLLFKSTL, encoded by the coding sequence ATGCGCAGAACCCACATCGGCGCCCTCGCCGTCGCACTCCCCCTGGCCCTCACCCCCGCGGTCGCCGCCGCCGAGTCGCCCGCCCCGCTCGTCGCCGTCGCCCAGGCCCCCGCCGCCCAGGAGATCGCGGGCCGCTACATCGTCACCCTCAAGGAGGGCGCCGACCCCGCGGGCCTGCTGAAGGCCCGCTCGCTGAAGGCCCGTCACGTGTACGAGGACGTCATCAACGGTTTCGCCGCCGACCTGACGTCCGCCCAGCTGAACCGGCTTCGGGCCGACTCGCGGGTGGCCTCCATAGAGGAGGACCAGCGGATCGTCTCCACGGCCACCCAGTACAACGCCCCCTGGGGCCTGGACCGGATCGACCAGCGCAGCGGCCGCGACGGCTCGTACACGTACACCCGCAACGGCTCCGGGGTGACCGCGTACATCATCGACACCGGCATCGACACGGCCCACGCGGACTTCGGCGGCCGGGCGCGGAACGTGTTCGACGCGTTCGGCGGCAACGGCGCGGACTGCAACGGGCACGGCACCCATGTCGCGGGGACCGTCGGCGGAACCGTGTACGGCGTGGCCAAGGGCGTCCAGCTCCGCGGTGTGCGGGTGCTGGACTGCCAGGGCTCCGGCTCCTACTCCGGCATCATCGCCGGCTTCGACTGGGTGCGGCAGAACGCGGTGAAGCCCGCCGTCGCCAACGCCTCGCTCGGCGGCGGCTACTCGTCGGCGATGAACAACGCCGCCACCGCGCTGGCCAACTCCGGTGTGCACCTGGCCGTGGCCGCGGGCAACGACAACCAGCCGGCCTGCAACTACTCGCCGGCCAGTGCGGCGGGCACCATCACGGCCGCCGCGTCGGACTCCTCGGACCGCAAGGCGAGCTTCAGCAACTACGGCGGCTGCGCCGACATCTACGCGCCGGGCGTGAGCATCACCTCCGCCCGCGCGGGCGGCGGCTCCACCTCGATGAGCGGCACCTCGATGGCGTCGCCGCACGTCTCCGGGGTGGCCGCGCTCTACAAGGCCACCTACGGCGACGCGTCCAGCGCCACCGTCAACACCTGGCTGATCAACAACGCGACCGCCAACGTGATCGGCGGCAACGTGAGCGGGACGCCGAACCGCCTGCTGTTCAAGTCCACGCTCTGA
- a CDS encoding FtsB family cell division protein, whose protein sequence is MARRPPGDQDRFSTATRIRLLGEQTAARVYRSQNRRQARRSRLTGRAAFLALVVCSLVVALAYPIRQYVSQRAEIAEQERLMEEAHEEVERLRDEKARLQDDMYVRRLAREHLHYVYPGETAYTVIDPEAAEERRADDGAADRPWYSNVWNGVDEADRE, encoded by the coding sequence ATGGCCCGCAGGCCGCCCGGGGACCAGGACCGGTTCTCCACCGCGACCAGGATCAGGCTGCTCGGCGAGCAGACCGCCGCCCGTGTCTACCGGTCCCAGAACCGCCGCCAGGCGCGTCGCTCCCGGCTCACCGGCCGGGCCGCCTTCCTCGCGCTGGTCGTCTGCTCCCTGGTCGTCGCCCTCGCCTACCCGATACGGCAGTACGTCTCCCAGCGCGCGGAGATCGCCGAGCAGGAACGCCTCATGGAGGAGGCGCACGAGGAGGTCGAGCGCCTGCGGGACGAGAAGGCGCGCCTCCAGGACGACATGTACGTCCGGCGGCTCGCGCGCGAGCACCTCCACTACGTCTACCCCGGCGAGACCGCCTACACGGTGATCGACCCGGAGGCGGCCGAGGAGCGCCGCGCGGACGACGGCGCGGCGGACCGCCCCTGGTACTCGAACGTGTGGAACGGCGTCGACGAGGCCGACCGCGAGTAG
- a CDS encoding helix-turn-helix domain-containing protein yields the protein MPVSDPHDPGPDDALGGVPEEVRAWLVERRLAVGGGRRVATPERALHELVAEQRRRLAALDRGLDSFDDVLRLLPDLRRTGRETLEVEFYDDRVRLRQRMEDLDELCRDQLLAMRATFPAPEVLEAGLADDLRALDRGVAMLLLVSARAARSTGAARYLAAMLDRGAQIRVATTVPLHLNVVDRAVTVLALGPAPQRGERAEDVILHSSRLADCFARVFEHHWSTARPYEDGAAGDDWSPREREVLALLAAGAKDEAIARRLGCSERTLRRLITGLVARLGADSRFAAGVRAAQLGLVE from the coding sequence ATGCCGGTCAGCGACCCCCACGACCCCGGCCCCGACGACGCGCTCGGGGGCGTGCCCGAGGAGGTGCGGGCCTGGCTCGTCGAGCGCCGGCTCGCCGTCGGCGGCGGGCGCCGCGTCGCGACGCCCGAGCGCGCCCTGCACGAGCTGGTCGCCGAGCAGCGCCGCCGGCTGGCCGCCCTCGACCGGGGGCTCGACTCCTTCGACGACGTCCTGCGCCTGCTGCCCGACCTCCGCCGGACGGGGCGCGAGACGCTGGAAGTCGAGTTCTACGACGACCGGGTCCGGCTGCGGCAGCGGATGGAGGACCTGGACGAGCTGTGCCGCGACCAACTCCTGGCCATGCGGGCGACGTTCCCCGCGCCCGAGGTGCTGGAGGCGGGCCTGGCGGACGATCTGCGGGCGCTGGACCGGGGCGTCGCGATGCTGCTGCTCGTCTCCGCACGCGCCGCCCGGAGCACCGGCGCGGCGCGCTATCTCGCGGCGATGCTCGACCGCGGCGCGCAGATACGCGTCGCGACGACCGTCCCGCTCCATCTGAACGTCGTGGACCGCGCGGTGACCGTCCTCGCCCTCGGCCCCGCGCCCCAGCGGGGCGAACGCGCCGAGGACGTGATCCTGCACAGCTCCCGGCTCGCGGACTGCTTCGCCCGGGTCTTCGAACACCACTGGAGCACCGCGCGCCCCTACGAGGACGGTGCGGCCGGGGACGACTGGTCGCCGCGGGAGCGCGAGGTGCTCGCCCTGCTCGCGGCGGGCGCCAAGGACGAGGCGATCGCCAGGCGGCTCGGCTGCTCGGAGCGCACGCTCCGCCGTCTGATCACCGGCCTGGTCGCCCGCCTGGGCGCGGACAGCCGCTTCGCCGCGGGGGTCCGCGCCGCGCAGCTGGGGCTGGTGGAGTGA
- a CDS encoding transglycosylase family protein yields MRSGNGRHRRPRQAPAIVVAAGVTGSAIAIPLLGAGSASAADASTWDRVAECESGGNWSIDTGNGYYGGLQLSQETWESFGGTAYAPSADLASRSQQIAVAEKVLGAQGPEAWQACAIVAGLVDDGADSGVDPGALPRDLLKPEPEVKKEGQRDAATGDAAVTPEPEAEKPEKDAEPAPEASEPAGTPSAPEAREEEEPPAGGSSSPADGATGKHRGEPAREDAEAADPAAPADGGEDRDGGRHASRGDGAARDGVTGSAPAGAYTVQTGDSLWAIAGEQEVPGGWAALYKANEATVGDDPDLILPGQSLDLGLEQE; encoded by the coding sequence ATGCGCTCCGGGAACGGACGTCACCGCCGCCCCCGTCAGGCACCGGCCATCGTCGTCGCGGCGGGGGTGACCGGATCGGCCATCGCCATCCCGCTGCTCGGCGCGGGCTCCGCGTCCGCCGCCGACGCCTCCACCTGGGACCGCGTCGCCGAGTGCGAGTCCGGCGGCAACTGGTCCATCGACACGGGCAACGGCTACTACGGCGGTCTCCAGCTCTCGCAGGAGACCTGGGAGAGCTTCGGCGGCACCGCGTACGCGCCGAGCGCGGACCTCGCGAGCCGCTCGCAGCAGATCGCCGTCGCGGAGAAGGTCCTCGGCGCCCAGGGGCCCGAGGCCTGGCAGGCGTGCGCGATCGTGGCGGGCCTGGTGGACGACGGCGCCGACAGCGGCGTCGACCCCGGCGCCCTGCCCCGGGACCTGCTGAAGCCGGAGCCCGAGGTGAAGAAGGAGGGGCAGCGGGACGCCGCGACGGGAGACGCCGCGGTGACCCCGGAGCCCGAGGCCGAGAAGCCGGAGAAGGACGCGGAGCCGGCCCCCGAGGCCTCGGAGCCCGCCGGCACGCCGTCCGCCCCCGAGGCGCGCGAGGAGGAGGAGCCCCCGGCCGGCGGGTCGTCCTCGCCTGCCGACGGCGCCACGGGCAAGCACCGCGGCGAGCCGGCCCGCGAGGACGCCGAGGCGGCGGATCCGGCCGCGCCGGCGGACGGCGGCGAGGACCGCGACGGGGGCCGCCACGCCTCACGGGGTGACGGTGCGGCACGTGACGGTGTGACCGGTTCCGCTCCGGCCGGGGCGTACACGGTGCAGACGGGGGACAGCCTCTGGGCCATCGCCGGCGAGCAGGAGGTCCCCGGCGGCTGGGCCGCCCTCTACAAGGCCAACGAGGCGACCGTGGGCGACGACCCCGACCTCATCCTGCCCGGTCAGAGCCTCGATCTCGGCCTGGAGCAGGAGTAG
- a CDS encoding Ppx/GppA phosphatase family protein, whose protein sequence is MRRVAAVDCGTNSIRLLVADVDPETGSLTDLDRRMTIVRLGQDVDRTGRLAPEALERTFAACREYAGIIEELGAETVRFVATSASRDAENREEFVSGVLGILGVEPEVVTGDQEAEFSFTGATRSLAGRTDLATPYLVVDIGGGSTEFVVGDEHARAARSVDIGCVRLTERHAPDSPATPAQTDAIRADIEAALDLAAETVPIGTAGTLVGLAGSVTTVAGIALGLDAYDSERIHHSVISRDQVEEITAMLLGATHDERAAIGVMHPGRVDVIQAGALVLLEIMRRTGAREVVVSEHDILDGIAYKAAEGWS, encoded by the coding sequence GTGAGGCGCGTCGCCGCCGTCGACTGCGGCACCAACTCGATCCGCCTGCTCGTCGCCGACGTCGACCCGGAGACGGGGAGCCTCACCGACCTCGACCGCCGGATGACCATCGTCCGGCTCGGCCAGGACGTCGACCGCACCGGCCGGCTCGCCCCCGAGGCGCTGGAGCGCACCTTCGCCGCCTGCCGCGAGTACGCGGGGATCATCGAGGAACTGGGCGCCGAGACCGTCCGCTTCGTCGCCACCTCCGCGTCCCGGGACGCCGAGAACCGCGAGGAGTTCGTCAGCGGGGTGCTCGGCATCCTGGGCGTGGAGCCCGAGGTCGTCACCGGCGACCAGGAGGCCGAGTTCTCCTTCACCGGGGCCACCCGCTCCCTCGCGGGGCGGACCGACCTGGCGACCCCCTACCTGGTCGTCGACATCGGCGGCGGCTCGACCGAGTTCGTCGTCGGCGACGAGCACGCGCGCGCCGCCCGCTCCGTCGACATCGGCTGCGTGCGGCTGACCGAGCGCCACGCGCCGGACAGCCCGGCGACGCCCGCGCAGACCGACGCGATCCGGGCGGACATCGAGGCGGCTCTCGACCTGGCGGCCGAGACCGTCCCGATCGGCACGGCCGGCACCCTGGTCGGCCTGGCCGGTTCCGTGACCACCGTCGCCGGCATCGCGCTCGGCCTCGACGCCTACGACTCGGAGCGCATCCACCACTCGGTGATCTCCCGTGACCAGGTCGAGGAGATCACCGCCATGCTGCTGGGGGCCACCCACGACGAGCGAGCGGCGATCGGCGTGATGCACCCCGGCCGGGTCGACGTCATCCAGGCCGGGGCGCTCGTCCTGCTGGAGATCATGCGCCGCACCGGCGCCCGCGAGGTCGTCGTCAGCGAGCACGACATCCTGGACGGCATCGCCTACAAGGCGGCCGAGGGCTGGTCCTGA
- a CDS encoding DUF501 domain-containing protein: METPPPTTEHTEPTDADIAAFEQQLGRPPRGLRAIAHRCPCGHPDVVETAPRLPDGTPFPTLYYLTCPRAASAIGTLEANGVMKEMQGRLATDPELAAAYRAAHEDYIARRDAVEVLQGFPSAGGMPDRVKCLHVLVGHSLAAGPGVNPLGDEAISMLPEWWRKGPCVTGCATGEEGE, translated from the coding sequence ATGGAAACCCCTCCTCCCACCACCGAGCACACCGAGCCGACCGACGCGGACATCGCCGCGTTCGAGCAGCAGCTCGGCCGGCCGCCGCGCGGGCTGCGCGCCATCGCGCACCGCTGCCCCTGCGGGCACCCGGACGTCGTCGAGACCGCCCCCCGCCTGCCGGACGGGACGCCCTTCCCGACGCTCTACTACCTGACCTGCCCGCGTGCCGCGTCCGCGATCGGCACGCTGGAGGCCAACGGCGTCATGAAGGAGATGCAGGGCCGGCTGGCCACCGACCCGGAGCTGGCCGCCGCCTACCGGGCCGCCCACGAGGACTACATCGCCCGCCGCGACGCCGTCGAGGTGCTCCAGGGCTTCCCGAGCGCCGGCGGCATGCCGGACCGGGTCAAGTGCCTCCATGTGCTCGTCGGCCACTCCCTCGCCGCCGGGCCCGGGGTGAACCCGCTGGGCGACGAGGCGATCTCGATGCTGCCCGAGTGGTGGCGCAAGGGCCCCTGCGTCACCGGCTGCGCCACCGGGGAGGAGGGCGAGTGA
- a CDS encoding SAM-dependent methyltransferase, with protein sequence MADAALRLTTLAEELLGAPFPVRVRAWDGSESGPPGGPVLVVRHRRALRRLLWRPGELGLVRAWVAGEIDVDGDLYEALGLLTGVLWETGPGDGRRLRALRDPRLRAAARSLLALGGPLPPPPPPAEEARRRPGRVHTRRRDREAVSHHYDVGNDFYRLVLGPSMVYSCAYWDEEGGTLEDAQRDKLDLVCRKLALKEGDRLLDVGCGWGSMAVHAAREYGARVTGITLSREQAAHARKRVAEEGLTDRIEIRVQDYRDVADGPYDAISSIGMAEHVGRVRYREYADRLLSLLEPGGRLLNHQIARRPEPDESAYELDAFIDRYVFPDGELSPLGRTVAALEDAGFEVRDVEAIREHYARTLRAWVANLEDAWPRALRLVSPGRARVWRLYMAASAVAFERNHIGVNQILAVRTPTSGASGMRARTRDWR encoded by the coding sequence ATGGCCGACGCCGCGCTGCGGCTGACCACTCTTGCCGAGGAACTGCTGGGGGCCCCGTTCCCGGTGCGCGTCCGCGCCTGGGACGGCAGCGAGTCCGGGCCCCCGGGCGGCCCCGTCCTCGTCGTGCGCCACCGCCGGGCGCTGCGCAGGCTGCTGTGGCGGCCGGGCGAGCTGGGCCTCGTCCGCGCCTGGGTCGCCGGCGAGATCGACGTGGACGGCGACCTGTACGAGGCGCTCGGGCTCCTGACGGGCGTGCTGTGGGAGACCGGCCCCGGGGACGGGAGACGGCTCCGTGCCCTGCGCGACCCGCGTCTGCGGGCCGCCGCCCGCAGCCTGCTCGCGCTCGGCGGCCCGCTGCCGCCGCCCCCGCCGCCCGCGGAGGAGGCGCGCCGCCGCCCCGGCCGCGTGCACACCCGGCGGCGCGACCGGGAGGCCGTCAGCCACCACTACGACGTGGGGAACGACTTCTACCGCCTCGTGCTCGGTCCGTCGATGGTCTACTCGTGCGCCTACTGGGACGAGGAGGGCGGCACCCTGGAGGACGCCCAGCGGGACAAACTCGACCTGGTGTGCCGCAAACTCGCCCTGAAGGAGGGCGACCGGCTGCTCGACGTCGGCTGCGGCTGGGGCTCGATGGCCGTCCACGCGGCGCGCGAGTACGGTGCCCGCGTCACCGGGATCACCCTCTCCCGCGAGCAGGCCGCCCACGCCCGCAAGCGGGTCGCCGAGGAGGGCCTGACGGACCGGATCGAGATCCGCGTCCAGGACTACCGCGACGTGGCTGACGGCCCGTACGACGCGATCTCCTCGATCGGGATGGCCGAGCACGTGGGCCGGGTCCGGTACCGCGAGTACGCCGACCGGCTGCTCTCGCTGCTGGAGCCGGGCGGACGGCTGCTCAACCACCAGATCGCCCGCCGTCCGGAGCCCGACGAATCGGCCTACGAACTGGACGCGTTCATCGACCGCTACGTCTTCCCCGACGGGGAGCTCTCGCCGCTCGGCCGGACGGTCGCCGCGCTGGAGGACGCGGGCTTCGAGGTCCGGGACGTCGAGGCGATCCGCGAGCACTACGCGCGGACCCTGCGCGCATGGGTCGCCAACCTGGAGGACGCCTGGCCCCGCGCCCTGCGGCTGGTGTCGCCCGGCCGGGCGCGGGTGTGGCGGCTCTACATGGCCGCCTCGGCCGTGGCCTTCGAGCGCAACCACATCGGGGTCAACCAGATCCTCGCCGTCCGCACGCCCACGTCGGGCGCCTCGGGCATGCGGGCGCGTACCCGCGACTGGAGGTAG